The Actinopolyspora erythraea genome has a segment encoding these proteins:
- a CDS encoding NAD kinase encodes MTRDVLLVIHTGRQYNLGTAEKVAGRLIGAGMRVRVLAEEAPQLSPACYSRVVAPGPLAAEGTELVLVLGGDGTLLRAAELARMAGVPVFGINLGRVGFLAGADFDALDEAVDAVVEGRYHVDERMTIDITARMGNQVLATTWSLNEASVEKSSRERILDVVVEVDGHPVSTFGCDGVLCSTPTGSTAYAFSAGGPVIWPQVEALLVVPSNAHALFARPLVLARDSALALEIDQNGHDAVLCCDGQRHFDLPAGSRVEVVASESPLRLVRLHDTSFTDRLVRKFELPVHGWRGPVSE; translated from the coding sequence TTGACCCGTGACGTACTTCTGGTGATACACACCGGCAGGCAGTACAACCTGGGCACCGCTGAGAAAGTCGCGGGGAGGCTGATCGGTGCCGGCATGCGGGTGCGTGTCCTGGCCGAGGAGGCTCCGCAGCTCAGCCCGGCATGCTACAGCCGTGTGGTCGCCCCGGGGCCCCTCGCCGCCGAAGGCACCGAGCTCGTGCTGGTGCTCGGTGGTGACGGAACCCTGCTGCGTGCGGCCGAACTCGCGAGGATGGCGGGTGTGCCGGTCTTCGGGATCAACCTGGGGCGGGTCGGTTTCCTGGCGGGTGCCGATTTCGACGCGCTCGACGAGGCCGTCGACGCGGTGGTGGAGGGGCGCTACCACGTGGACGAGCGCATGACCATCGACATCACCGCGAGGATGGGCAACCAGGTGCTGGCCACCACCTGGTCGCTCAACGAAGCCAGTGTGGAGAAGAGCAGTCGGGAACGCATCCTCGACGTCGTCGTCGAGGTGGACGGTCATCCGGTTTCCACCTTCGGCTGCGACGGGGTGCTGTGCTCCACCCCGACCGGCTCCACCGCCTACGCGTTCTCGGCTGGCGGGCCCGTCATCTGGCCGCAGGTGGAGGCTCTGCTGGTGGTCCCCAGCAACGCGCACGCGCTTTTCGCGCGACCGCTGGTTCTGGCGCGTGACTCCGCCCTGGCCCTTGAGATCGACCAGAACGGTCACGACGCCGTGCTGTGCTGCGACGGGCAGCGACACTTCGACCTGCCGGCGGGCTCGCGGGTGGAAGTGGTGGCTTCGGAGAGCCCGCTGCGGTTGGTGCGACTGCACGACACCTCGTTCACCGATCGGTTGGTGCGCAAGTTCGAGCTTCCCGTGCACGGTTGGCGAGGACCGGTATCCGAATAG
- the steA gene encoding putative cytokinetic ring protein SteA, which yields MRLSGLLGSRQEALPGLIGTARVQRRIGELPPRIGAREIVVLDEPDLDRRTAESLVAHEVAAVVNAAPSISGKYPNLGPEVLLAAGVVLVDDVGPEAPERIRDGATLRLYNGDVFLTGKRGEEFLLHGSEQDAESVSARMAEAKSAMSAQLEAFSANTIEFLRNERMLVLDGIGVPDVGVAMAGRHVLVVAPGRGHAEELRRLRRYIREYRPVLLGVGAAADTLHEAGLSPDVIVGDPAALDVRTLKAADEVVIPADTDGHAPGIERIQDLGIGAVTFPASGNPEDLALLLADAHDATLVATVGMRATLDEFLDRARAGTNPSTFLTRLRLGGKVVHGSAVLELQRNRVPTLAVLLLVLSVVLAMFAVVSTSGMFGSYLTVLGAFGDTVVEFCRGLIT from the coding sequence ATGCGACTCAGTGGCCTGCTCGGAAGTCGGCAGGAAGCATTGCCGGGGCTCATCGGTACAGCGCGTGTCCAGCGGCGGATCGGCGAACTCCCACCTCGGATCGGAGCCCGGGAGATCGTCGTCCTCGACGAGCCCGACCTCGACCGGCGTACCGCGGAGTCACTGGTCGCCCATGAGGTGGCCGCCGTCGTCAACGCCGCGCCCTCCATCTCGGGCAAGTACCCCAACCTCGGACCGGAGGTTCTGCTCGCGGCGGGCGTAGTGCTCGTGGACGACGTCGGTCCCGAAGCTCCGGAGCGGATCAGGGACGGCGCCACGTTGCGGCTGTACAACGGCGATGTGTTCCTCACCGGCAAACGCGGCGAGGAGTTTCTGCTGCACGGTTCGGAGCAGGACGCCGAGAGCGTCTCAGCCCGGATGGCCGAGGCGAAGTCGGCGATGTCCGCACAGCTGGAGGCGTTCTCCGCCAACACCATCGAGTTCCTGCGTAACGAGCGCATGCTCGTGCTGGACGGCATCGGAGTGCCCGACGTCGGTGTCGCGATGGCGGGACGTCACGTGCTGGTGGTGGCCCCGGGGCGTGGTCACGCCGAGGAGCTCAGGCGGCTGCGCCGCTACATCCGGGAGTATCGTCCGGTGCTGCTCGGAGTCGGCGCCGCGGCGGACACGCTGCACGAGGCGGGACTGTCCCCGGACGTGATAGTGGGGGATCCGGCCGCGCTCGACGTGCGTACGCTCAAGGCGGCGGACGAGGTGGTCATCCCCGCCGACACCGACGGCCACGCTCCGGGCATCGAGCGGATCCAGGACCTCGGCATCGGAGCGGTCACCTTTCCGGCCTCGGGAAATCCCGAGGACCTCGCGCTGCTGCTCGCCGACGCGCACGACGCGACGCTCGTCGCGACGGTGGGGATGCGTGCCACGCTGGACGAGTTCCTCGACCGCGCGCGGGCCGGGACCAACCCCTCCACGTTTCTGACCAGGCTGCGGTTGGGCGGCAAGGTCGTGCACGGCTCGGCCGTGCTCGAACTGCAGCGCAACCGGGTTCCCACCCTCGCCGTGCTGTTGCTGGTGCTGAGCGTGGTGCTCGCGATGTTCGCGGTGGTGAGCACCTCGGGGATGTTCGGCTCCTACCTGACCGTGCTCGGGGCCTTCGGTGACACCGTCGTCGAGTTCTGCAGGGGGCTGATCACGTGA
- the recN gene encoding DNA repair protein RecN translates to MLAEMHIQGLGVIDSATLELHPGLTVVTGETGAGKTMVVTGLHLLSGGRADSSRVRSGAQRAVVEGRFVTTPDSGAVEVAGEAGAEPDEDGSLIAVRSVSSQGRSRAHLGGRSVPNTVLAELADRVLAVHGQNDQLRLLRADEQRRALDRFAGEAVEEPLARYRGVRAEWLETVRELSDRTQHSRELEREADLLRHGLSEIESVDPEAGEDVKLVEQARRLSDIDQLREIATGARTAISGSEEDPDGAGAVSLVGRARRLLSSSEDPRLREVADRLSEADALLGDAGTELSGYLEELQADPAELERVLARQAQLKQLTKKYAEDIDGVLEWAEQARERLRRMDTSEEALAELAARRDRLAAELTEHARELTRIRTEAAGDLAAAVSEELSGLAMAQAELEVTVTRRRSAGGGHETVVLDGQPTHAGPDGVDDVELRLRAHQGAPALPIQKGASGGELSRVMLGLEVVLADSDTVPTLVFDEVDAGVGGRAAVEIGRRLSRLARSHQVVVVTHLPQVAAYADRHLVVDKAAGDAGLTHSDVRTVSDEQRVTELARMLAGLDSTETGRAHAEELLEVADRYKTDF, encoded by the coding sequence GTGTTGGCGGAGATGCACATCCAAGGGCTGGGCGTGATCGACAGCGCCACGCTGGAGCTACATCCGGGACTGACGGTGGTGACCGGTGAGACGGGTGCGGGAAAGACGATGGTGGTCACGGGACTGCACCTGCTGAGCGGTGGCCGAGCCGACAGTTCCAGGGTGAGGTCGGGCGCCCAACGAGCTGTGGTGGAAGGCCGGTTCGTCACCACTCCCGATTCCGGAGCCGTCGAAGTGGCGGGTGAGGCGGGAGCCGAACCCGACGAGGACGGCAGTCTGATCGCCGTTCGCAGCGTCAGTTCGCAGGGGCGTTCGCGGGCCCACCTCGGGGGGCGTTCGGTCCCGAACACGGTGTTGGCCGAGCTCGCGGACCGGGTGCTGGCGGTGCACGGCCAGAACGACCAGCTGCGATTGTTACGCGCCGATGAGCAACGTCGTGCGCTGGATCGCTTCGCCGGTGAGGCTGTCGAGGAGCCGCTCGCGCGGTACCGCGGGGTACGGGCGGAGTGGCTTGAGACCGTCCGGGAGCTGTCCGACCGCACCCAACATTCGCGGGAGCTGGAACGTGAGGCCGATCTGCTGCGTCACGGGCTGTCGGAGATCGAGAGTGTCGACCCCGAGGCGGGCGAGGACGTCAAGCTGGTCGAGCAGGCCCGCAGACTTTCCGACATCGACCAGTTGCGCGAGATAGCGACTGGTGCCCGAACCGCCATCAGCGGTTCGGAGGAGGACCCGGACGGTGCCGGAGCCGTGAGTCTGGTGGGGCGGGCCCGCAGGCTGTTGAGCTCCTCCGAGGACCCCCGGTTGCGCGAGGTCGCAGACAGGCTTTCCGAAGCGGACGCTCTGCTCGGCGACGCCGGGACCGAGTTGAGCGGGTACCTCGAGGAGCTGCAGGCGGACCCGGCCGAGCTGGAGCGAGTGCTGGCGAGGCAGGCGCAGCTCAAGCAGCTCACCAAGAAGTACGCCGAGGACATCGACGGTGTTCTCGAATGGGCGGAGCAGGCGCGCGAGAGGTTGCGGAGGATGGACACCTCCGAGGAGGCCCTCGCGGAGCTGGCCGCGCGCCGGGACCGGCTGGCGGCCGAGCTCACCGAGCACGCGCGCGAGCTCACCCGGATTCGAACGGAGGCGGCGGGCGACCTGGCCGCTGCCGTGAGCGAGGAACTGTCCGGGCTCGCTATGGCCCAGGCTGAGCTCGAAGTGACGGTGACGCGGCGCCGGAGCGCCGGTGGTGGGCACGAGACGGTCGTGTTGGACGGACAGCCGACGCACGCGGGGCCGGACGGGGTCGACGACGTGGAACTGCGCCTCCGAGCTCATCAGGGCGCTCCGGCGCTGCCCATCCAGAAGGGAGCCTCCGGAGGAGAGCTCTCCAGGGTGATGCTGGGACTCGAAGTGGTGCTGGCCGATTCGGACACCGTCCCCACGCTCGTGTTCGACGAGGTCGATGCCGGGGTGGGGGGACGAGCCGCGGTGGAGATCGGGCGGCGGCTCTCGCGCCTGGCCCGGAGCCACCAGGTCGTGGTCGTCACCCATCTGCCGCAGGTGGCGGCCTACGCGGACCGGCACCTGGTGGTCGACAAGGCGGCCGGTGACGCCGGGCTCACCCACAGCGACGTGCGCACGGTTTCCGACGAGCAGCGTGTCACCGAGCTCGCTCGGATGTTGGCGGGGCTCGACTCCACCGAGACGGGACGTGCCCACGCCGAGGAACTGCTCGAAGTCGCCGACCGCTACAAGACCGATTTCTGA
- a CDS encoding HAD-IIA family hydrolase, producing the protein MRRSLGGEHDALLFDLDGTVYRGGEVIEGAESTISRIREAGVPIRYVTNNASKPPEEVAAALNALGVAATVSEVSTSAQAGAALLAERVAPGSPVLVLGTGALAEELVNVGLSPVRGADPAPVAVIQGHSPHTTWADLAEACLAIRGGAVWVACNRDATLPTERGELPGNGALVAALREATGSSPLVAGKPERTLLDRAVNTAEALRPMLVGDRLETDILGAHRAGITSMMVLSGVSTPAELLAAPAECRPAHVAGDLTALDAPAETTVIAEQAGWKVDATGSGLSLAAVSTAGFGTATGKTGEWTGLTALRALCTARWAVGSGDTTVTPEDSTAEAVLRELGLPRLGDERFATSTVD; encoded by the coding sequence GTGCGGCGATCGCTCGGTGGCGAACATGACGCCCTGCTGTTCGATCTGGATGGCACGGTCTATCGCGGTGGTGAGGTCATAGAGGGGGCCGAGTCGACCATTTCCCGTATTCGTGAGGCGGGTGTGCCGATTCGGTACGTCACCAACAATGCTTCCAAACCTCCCGAGGAAGTGGCGGCCGCTCTGAACGCGCTCGGGGTGGCTGCCACGGTTTCCGAGGTCAGCACCAGTGCCCAGGCCGGTGCCGCGTTGCTGGCCGAACGCGTGGCCCCCGGTTCCCCCGTGCTCGTGCTCGGCACCGGTGCACTCGCCGAGGAGCTCGTCAACGTCGGGCTGTCCCCGGTGCGTGGGGCCGACCCGGCTCCGGTGGCCGTGATACAGGGACACTCCCCGCACACTACGTGGGCCGATCTCGCCGAAGCCTGCTTGGCGATACGTGGTGGGGCCGTCTGGGTGGCCTGCAATCGCGATGCGACCCTTCCCACCGAGCGGGGCGAGTTACCGGGGAACGGGGCGTTGGTGGCCGCTCTGCGGGAGGCGACCGGCAGTAGTCCCCTGGTGGCGGGCAAGCCGGAACGCACCCTGCTGGACCGGGCCGTGAACACGGCCGAGGCGCTGCGCCCCATGCTGGTGGGAGATCGGCTGGAGACCGATATACTCGGAGCGCATCGTGCCGGCATTACGTCGATGATGGTGCTCAGCGGTGTCAGCACTCCCGCCGAGTTGCTGGCCGCCCCGGCAGAGTGTCGCCCCGCCCACGTCGCGGGCGACCTGACGGCCCTCGATGCCCCGGCCGAGACGACGGTGATCGCGGAGCAGGCGGGGTGGAAGGTCGACGCCACCGGTTCCGGGCTGTCGTTGGCCGCGGTGAGCACGGCCGGATTCGGAACAGCGACCGGGAAGACGGGGGAGTGGACCGGGCTGACGGCCCTGCGGGCCCTGTGCACCGCACGGTGGGCGGTGGGAAGCGGGGACACCACGGTAACCCCCGAGGATTCCACTGCCGAGGCCGTGCTGCGTGAGTTGGGCCTTCCCCGACTCGGTGACGAGCGTTTCGCTACTTCCACGGTCGACTGA
- a CDS encoding tetratricopeptide repeat protein, which yields MRRDFRALPKMVAEDVGAHVVAVGMLLESEPEKALEHARYARRKASRSPAAREANGLAAYYVGNWSEALSELRAARRMGGQSHLATIADCERALGKPQRALELTREEEAARLPKDEAIELLIVGAGARRDLGQVEAAVVSLQVPELDPQRNESWSARLFYAYADNLLAAGRTREAFTWFVHAANADDDEATDAPERLEELVSELGGPEEAERLAAHAETEIVVSEDQEGAAGEDDGSDAGHGPRQGRSPASQDVDLGVWD from the coding sequence GTGCGCCGGGATTTCCGGGCGCTGCCCAAGATGGTCGCCGAAGATGTGGGCGCCCACGTGGTGGCTGTCGGGATGCTGTTGGAGTCGGAGCCGGAAAAGGCGCTGGAACACGCTCGATACGCTCGCCGGAAGGCTTCCAGGTCCCCAGCGGCCAGGGAGGCCAACGGACTGGCCGCCTACTACGTCGGCAACTGGAGCGAGGCGCTTTCCGAGCTGCGGGCGGCACGAAGGATGGGGGGTCAGTCCCACTTGGCCACCATCGCCGACTGTGAACGTGCCCTCGGCAAACCGCAGCGTGCCCTGGAACTCACGCGTGAGGAGGAAGCCGCTCGGTTGCCCAAGGACGAGGCGATCGAGCTGCTGATCGTGGGTGCTGGAGCACGTCGTGACCTCGGCCAGGTGGAAGCGGCTGTCGTGAGCCTGCAGGTTCCCGAGCTGGATCCGCAGCGGAACGAGTCGTGGAGTGCTCGACTGTTCTACGCCTACGCGGACAACCTGCTGGCAGCTGGGCGTACCAGGGAGGCCTTCACCTGGTTCGTGCATGCCGCGAACGCCGATGACGACGAAGCCACCGATGCTCCCGAACGGCTCGAGGAACTCGTCTCCGAACTCGGTGGCCCCGAGGAGGCGGAACGGTTGGCCGCGCATGCCGAAACCGAGATCGTCGTTTCGGAGGATCAGGAAGGGGCCGCTGGGGAGGATGATGGTTCGGACGCCGGACACGGTCCTCGACAAGGTCGGTCCCCCGCATCTCAGGACGTCGATCTGGGGGTCTGGGACTGA
- a CDS encoding TlyA family RNA methyltransferase, producing MPRKARLDAELVRRKLARSREHAGELIEAGRVTVRGFVARKSATSVEDDASIVVADDVEDPKWASRGAYKLLGALEAFEKEGLRVEGRRCLDAGASTGGFTDVLLRRRAEEVVAVDVGYGQLDWKLRTDERVTVRERKNVRSLTPEDVGEAADLVVADLSFISLRLVLPALSECVHRGSDLVLMVKPQFEVGKERLGAGGVVRDPALRAEAVLGVVAAAAEYELRLQAVVASPLPGPSGNVEYFVWLHRRGDQAPRDVTTMVTEAVTVSSTDVTTASRSAETDTESLGGDDVG from the coding sequence GTGCCCCGAAAAGCACGACTGGATGCCGAGCTCGTACGGCGCAAGCTCGCGCGGTCAAGGGAACACGCCGGTGAGTTGATCGAGGCCGGACGTGTGACGGTACGTGGTTTCGTGGCACGGAAGTCGGCGACCTCGGTGGAAGACGACGCCTCGATCGTCGTCGCCGACGATGTCGAGGACCCCAAGTGGGCCTCCCGGGGCGCCTACAAGCTGCTCGGTGCGCTGGAGGCGTTCGAGAAGGAGGGACTGCGGGTCGAGGGCCGGCGGTGCCTGGACGCCGGCGCCTCCACCGGAGGTTTCACCGATGTGCTGCTGCGACGACGGGCCGAGGAGGTCGTGGCCGTCGACGTCGGCTACGGCCAGCTGGACTGGAAGTTGCGCACCGATGAGCGAGTCACGGTGCGTGAGCGCAAGAACGTGCGGAGCCTGACCCCCGAGGACGTCGGGGAGGCCGCTGACCTGGTGGTCGCCGATCTGTCCTTCATCTCGTTGCGGCTGGTGCTGCCTGCCCTGAGTGAGTGCGTGCACCGGGGTTCCGATCTGGTGCTCATGGTCAAACCCCAGTTCGAGGTGGGCAAGGAACGCCTCGGTGCGGGAGGGGTCGTGCGGGATCCGGCGTTGCGCGCGGAGGCGGTGCTCGGTGTGGTCGCGGCGGCGGCCGAGTACGAGCTGCGACTGCAGGCCGTCGTGGCGAGCCCGCTGCCCGGTCCTTCGGGAAACGTCGAGTACTTCGTCTGGCTGCACCGCCGTGGTGACCAAGCGCCTCGTGACGTGACCACCATGGTCACCGAGGCGGTAACGGTTTCCTCGACCGACGTCACCACGGCCTCCCGGTCGGCGGAGACCGACACCGAGAGCCTCGGAGGGGATGACGTCGGTTGA
- a CDS encoding copper transporter: protein MRYHAVSIAAVFLALALGVLLGSNSVSRTLLTTVGGQRDELNQQLRQLRSERDALRDELAGATALTDSIAPRAVRGSLRGTKVALLVAPGGDSARPRAVKRMIEIAGGSVTGTLRLTEKLTDPNTAAGVRELAPRLLPAGARLPVTSDPGTLAGGMLAPLILLDGDNGEPRATEQERTAAFEGLRDSGFVRGSAGFTPARLAVVLTGDGEHRDPLGVVPRLAARLDRGSSGAVLAGTTGSARGNGAIGVARSDDSVVSSVSTVDNAETTGGRVATVLALRGELRDRAGSYGTGAGADRRVPEPLCDDLRGVAARSGDCSER, encoded by the coding sequence GTGCGTTATCACGCCGTCTCGATCGCGGCGGTGTTCCTGGCCCTGGCACTGGGGGTGTTGCTCGGTTCGAACTCGGTCAGCCGGACTCTGCTGACGACCGTTGGCGGGCAACGTGACGAGCTGAACCAACAGCTGCGGCAGCTCCGGTCGGAACGTGACGCGCTGCGCGACGAGCTGGCCGGCGCCACGGCTCTGACCGACTCGATCGCTCCGCGAGCCGTACGGGGTTCGCTGCGCGGCACGAAGGTGGCGCTGCTGGTGGCGCCGGGAGGTGACAGCGCCCGGCCTCGCGCCGTGAAGCGGATGATCGAGATAGCCGGGGGCTCGGTGACCGGGACGCTGCGGTTGACGGAGAAGCTCACCGATCCGAACACGGCCGCCGGGGTGCGCGAGCTCGCCCCACGGCTGCTTCCGGCCGGGGCTCGCCTCCCCGTGACTTCCGATCCTGGAACGTTGGCGGGTGGGATGTTGGCTCCGCTGATCCTGCTCGACGGGGACAACGGCGAGCCGAGAGCCACCGAGCAGGAGCGCACGGCCGCTTTCGAAGGGCTGCGTGACAGTGGTTTCGTCCGGGGCTCCGCGGGATTCACCCCGGCGAGGCTCGCGGTGGTACTGACCGGCGACGGCGAGCACCGGGATCCGCTCGGGGTCGTGCCTCGCCTCGCGGCGCGACTGGATCGCGGGAGTTCCGGGGCGGTGCTCGCGGGCACGACCGGCTCGGCCCGAGGCAACGGAGCGATCGGGGTCGCCAGGTCGGACGACTCGGTCGTTTCGAGCGTGTCCACGGTCGACAACGCGGAAACCACCGGGGGGAGGGTGGCGACGGTGCTGGCGCTGCGGGGCGAGCTCCGTGACCGGGCGGGAAGTTACGGCACCGGTGCCGGCGCCGACAGGCGGGTTCCGGAGCCGCTCTGCGATGACCTTCGCGGTGTGGCCGCGCGGTCCGGCGACTGCTCCGAGCGATGA
- a CDS encoding NUDIX domain-containing protein, which produces MSANPEQSDAPVTRTNGRHEFTTVSSSDVYVGGILALRADEVAMPGGGRSRREVVEHPGAVAVVALDERERVVLVHQYRYPLDRRLWELPAGLLDVAGESPLNTARRELAEEVGLAAEEWSVLVDVAASPGFTDQAERVYLARGLSEVGLPEPVGDEEADLVVRRFELDRAVEMVFAGEIVNAPAVSGLLAARAVLRGDARPREPEAEWVDRPTRFAARSRR; this is translated from the coding sequence ATGTCCGCCAACCCCGAACAGTCCGACGCGCCGGTCACCCGTACGAACGGTCGGCACGAGTTCACCACGGTGTCCAGTTCCGACGTCTACGTGGGCGGCATCCTGGCACTGCGCGCCGACGAGGTCGCCATGCCGGGTGGGGGCCGTTCACGTCGCGAGGTCGTCGAGCACCCGGGCGCGGTGGCGGTGGTGGCGCTGGACGAGCGGGAGCGCGTCGTGCTGGTCCACCAGTACCGCTACCCGCTGGACCGCAGACTCTGGGAGCTCCCCGCGGGGCTGCTCGACGTGGCGGGGGAATCCCCGCTGAACACCGCTCGGCGGGAGCTGGCCGAGGAGGTCGGGCTCGCGGCCGAGGAGTGGTCGGTGCTGGTCGATGTCGCCGCTTCCCCCGGTTTCACGGATCAGGCCGAACGGGTCTATCTCGCCCGCGGATTGTCCGAGGTCGGTCTCCCGGAGCCGGTGGGCGACGAGGAGGCGGATCTCGTGGTGCGTCGATTCGAGTTGGACCGCGCCGTCGAGATGGTCTTCGCGGGCGAGATCGTCAACGCTCCCGCCGTTTCGGGGTTGTTGGCGGCCCGGGCCGTGCTGCGGGGGGACGCCCGGCCGAGGGAGCCGGAGGCGGAGTGGGTGGACCGTCCCACCCGGTTCGCCGCCCGCTCCCGCCGTTGA
- a CDS encoding CTP synthase has translation MPQARTIKHVFVTGGVSSSLGKGLTASSLGELLTSRGLRVTMQKLDPYLNVDPGTMNPFQHGEVFVTDDGAETDLDIGHYERFLDRALTRNANITTGQVYSSVIAKERRGEYLGDTVQVIPHITDQIKARIRAMAEPDENGQTPDVVITEIGGTIGDIESLPFLEACRQLRHDVGRDHCFFLHVSLVPYLAPSGELKTKPTQHSVKELRNIGIAPDALVCRADRELSSELKNKIALMCDVDSDGVVACPDASSIYDIPRVLHSEGLDAYLVRRLGLPFRDVDWSVWGDLLERVHNPTEKVRIALVGKYVDLPDAYLSVTEALRAGGFAHWAKVEISWVASDDCESEAAAARALSGMDGVLIPGGFGVRGIEGKLGAIEYARTNGIPLLGLCLGLQCMVIEAARNLAGLRRANSTEFAAPCQHPVISTMADQHDVVSGERDMGGTMRLGAYPATLREDSVVAEAYGTLEVSERHRHRYEVNNAYREQLSKAGLVFSGTSPDDRLVEFLELPREQHPFFVGTQAHPELTSRPTRPHPLFSSFVRAALDYRAAERLPVELPGSVQAPANV, from the coding sequence GTGCCGCAAGCACGCACGATCAAGCATGTATTCGTCACGGGGGGCGTCTCCTCCTCCCTCGGTAAGGGGCTCACGGCCTCCAGCCTGGGGGAATTACTCACATCCCGCGGGCTGCGGGTGACCATGCAAAAGCTCGACCCGTATCTCAACGTTGATCCGGGAACGATGAATCCGTTCCAGCACGGTGAGGTCTTCGTTACCGACGACGGAGCGGAGACGGATCTCGACATCGGGCACTACGAGCGTTTCCTCGACCGGGCCCTGACCCGGAACGCGAACATCACCACCGGTCAGGTGTACTCCTCGGTGATCGCCAAGGAACGCCGTGGCGAGTACCTCGGTGACACGGTGCAGGTGATCCCGCACATCACCGACCAGATCAAGGCCCGCATCCGGGCGATGGCCGAGCCGGACGAGAACGGGCAGACGCCGGACGTGGTCATCACAGAGATCGGCGGAACGATCGGTGACATCGAGTCGTTGCCCTTCCTCGAGGCGTGCAGGCAGCTCCGCCACGACGTCGGCAGGGACCACTGCTTCTTCCTCCACGTCTCGTTGGTCCCCTACCTCGCCCCCTCCGGCGAGCTCAAGACCAAACCGACCCAGCACTCGGTCAAGGAACTGCGCAACATCGGCATCGCCCCGGACGCGCTGGTCTGCCGCGCCGACCGCGAGCTCTCCAGCGAGCTCAAGAACAAGATCGCCCTGATGTGCGACGTGGATTCCGACGGTGTGGTTGCCTGCCCGGACGCCTCCTCCATCTACGACATCCCCCGGGTGCTGCACTCCGAGGGGCTGGACGCCTACCTGGTCCGCCGACTGGGGCTGCCGTTCCGCGACGTCGACTGGTCGGTGTGGGGAGACCTGCTCGAGCGGGTGCACAACCCCACCGAGAAGGTCCGGATCGCCCTGGTGGGCAAGTACGTCGATCTTCCGGACGCCTATCTGTCGGTCACCGAGGCGTTGCGCGCCGGTGGGTTCGCGCATTGGGCCAAGGTGGAGATCTCCTGGGTCGCCTCTGACGACTGCGAGAGCGAGGCCGCCGCCGCACGCGCCCTGTCGGGCATGGACGGCGTGCTCATCCCAGGTGGGTTCGGGGTGCGGGGCATCGAGGGCAAACTCGGTGCGATCGAGTACGCCCGCACCAACGGCATCCCCCTGCTGGGGCTTTGCCTGGGGCTGCAGTGCATGGTGATCGAAGCGGCACGAAACCTCGCCGGACTGCGGCGTGCGAACTCCACCGAGTTCGCCGCTCCCTGCCAGCACCCCGTCATCAGCACCATGGCCGATCAGCACGACGTGGTCTCCGGTGAGCGCGACATGGGCGGAACCATGCGTCTGGGGGCCTATCCCGCCACGCTGCGGGAGGACTCCGTGGTCGCCGAGGCCTACGGCACCCTCGAGGTCTCCGAGCGGCACCGGCACCGTTACGAGGTCAACAACGCCTACCGCGAGCAGCTGTCCAAGGCGGGGCTCGTCTTCTCCGGAACCTCGCCGGACGACCGGCTGGTGGAGTTCCTCGAACTGCCGAGGGAGCAGCACCCGTTCTTCGTGGGGACCCAGGCGCATCCGGAACTGACGAGTCGCCCCACCCGTCCGCACCCGCTGTTCAGCTCGTTCGTTCGGGCGGCGTTGGACTACCGTGCCGCCGAGCGGCTGCCCGTCGAGTTGCCCGGCTCGGTGCAGGCGCCGGCCAACGTCTGA